One window from the genome of Spiractinospora alimapuensis encodes:
- a CDS encoding quaternary amine ABC transporter ATP-binding protein translates to MTTESNEPAGDPRAHGDADPKISVRGLWKIFGRDADSIIGGQYESLDRDGIRERTGCTVAVRDVSFDVRPGEIFVVMGLSGSGKSTLVRCLTRLIEPTSGQVLLDGTDVKGASAQELRELRRHTMAMVFQHFGLLPHRTILDNVAYGLEVRGEERERRYGRAREMIEMVGLSGYEDARPSQLSGGMQQRVGLARALAVDPEVLLFDEPFSALDPLIRRDMQQEVCRLQRELNKTSVFITHDLSEALKLGDRIAIMRDGEIVQVGTPEQVVGSPADDYVRDFTSDVARTTVLTVRWLMRAAFESEALDGPVASPDALVSDIVPVLADSTAPVRVVDGDRLLGYVGRDDVLRAIAEDQSDDVGKAGGTHTGGAGPTVGG, encoded by the coding sequence ATGACAACTGAATCGAACGAACCAGCGGGAGACCCCCGCGCCCATGGTGACGCCGATCCGAAGATCTCCGTTCGCGGCCTGTGGAAGATCTTCGGCCGCGACGCGGACTCCATCATCGGCGGTCAGTACGAATCCCTCGACCGCGACGGCATCCGTGAGCGAACGGGATGCACCGTGGCCGTCCGTGACGTCTCCTTCGACGTGCGACCGGGCGAGATCTTCGTGGTGATGGGCCTGTCCGGCTCAGGCAAGTCCACCCTGGTGCGCTGCCTGACCCGACTCATCGAGCCAACCAGTGGTCAGGTGCTGCTCGACGGCACCGACGTGAAGGGCGCGAGCGCCCAGGAGCTGCGGGAGCTGCGTCGCCACACGATGGCGATGGTGTTCCAGCACTTCGGTCTGCTTCCCCACCGCACCATCCTCGACAACGTGGCCTACGGTCTCGAGGTGCGGGGCGAGGAACGGGAGCGGCGCTACGGCCGGGCCCGGGAGATGATCGAGATGGTCGGGCTCAGCGGCTATGAGGACGCCCGACCGTCCCAGCTCAGTGGTGGGATGCAGCAACGCGTCGGGCTCGCCCGGGCGCTGGCCGTCGACCCCGAGGTGCTGCTCTTCGACGAACCGTTCAGTGCCCTCGACCCCCTGATCCGCCGGGACATGCAGCAGGAGGTCTGCCGGCTGCAGCGTGAGTTGAACAAGACCTCCGTCTTCATCACCCACGACCTCTCCGAGGCGCTCAAACTGGGCGACCGCATCGCCATCATGCGCGACGGAGAGATCGTGCAGGTGGGGACCCCGGAGCAGGTGGTGGGCAGTCCCGCCGACGACTACGTCCGGGACTTCACCTCGGACGTGGCGCGCACCACCGTTCTCACCGTGCGGTGGCTGATGCGCGCCGCCTTCGAGTCCGAGGCCCTGGACGGCCCCGTCGCCTCCCCCGACGCCCTGGTGTCCGACATCGTGCCGGTACTGGCCGACAGCACCGCGCCGGTACGGGTCGTGGACGGTGACCGACTCCTCGGTTACGTGGGTCGTGACGACGTCCTTCGGGCGATCGCCGAGGACCAGTCCGACGACGTCGGCAAGGCCGGCGGGACCCACACGGGGGGCGCCGGCCCCACGGTGGGGGGCTGA
- a CDS encoding ABC transporter permease translates to MATTTTIPSIRSGPGHAVPAPRRRSPFSGDWARLGAVLGLLVVGFLVSRVLNVPAWLGPFPDAFGQALMARLDSVYEWVVTNRNNSPLFVYGFNYVSVGLGTAVVVITQALVLLTWPGVVLLGALATWRVAGWRVTLVVLAAFAVFGLTGLWYEAMTTLSLIITSVLIALVIGIPLGVWAGQSDRVHAAVRPVLDFMQIMPAFAYLLPFVLMFGISNPAAAVVTTVYAMPPVVRITAMAIRGVDQGAIEATTSLGSTPWQLLTKVRLPMAKRTILLGVNQTIMLAVSMVVIASVIGAGGLGDAIYQALAKVNVGQAFEAGLAIVMLAIAMDRVTGAAGHGEHAPEIPRRLRLPVLGAGALAVVVVVLLARLAGVANWPDAVTVSIVGPVNSLEAGLQASIGGIASIGGDVLLHGVLNPLTALLTGTPWPVVVLVAAAIGWIFGGRRVALTSALALLTTGLLGVWENSMNTLAQVLVAAAITIAVGVVVGVLAARSDGLAAVLRPILDAMQTLPPFVYLIPAVALFGIGRIPALAAAFIFALPPVIRLVNDGLRGVSVAAVEAATSQGSTRWQVLTKVQLPLARPSLLLAVNQGIMMVLAMVVMGALVGAGSLGYDVVFGLAQNDLGLGLASGLAIVCLGLFLDRVTQGRRSDA, encoded by the coding sequence ATGGCGACCACCACGACCATCCCTTCCATCCGGTCCGGACCGGGCCACGCGGTCCCGGCGCCCCGACGGCGGTCCCCGTTCAGCGGCGACTGGGCGCGACTCGGCGCCGTCCTCGGCCTGCTCGTCGTCGGCTTCCTGGTCAGCCGGGTCCTGAACGTGCCCGCGTGGCTCGGCCCGTTCCCCGACGCCTTCGGACAGGCACTGATGGCCCGCCTGGACTCCGTCTACGAGTGGGTGGTGACCAACCGTAACAACAGCCCGTTGTTCGTCTATGGGTTCAACTACGTCTCGGTGGGCCTCGGTACCGCCGTCGTCGTCATCACCCAGGCGCTGGTTCTTCTCACCTGGCCGGGCGTCGTCCTGCTGGGCGCTCTCGCCACGTGGCGGGTCGCGGGCTGGCGCGTCACCCTGGTCGTACTCGCGGCGTTCGCCGTGTTCGGGCTCACCGGGCTGTGGTACGAAGCGATGACCACGCTGTCCCTGATCATCACGTCGGTGCTGATCGCTCTGGTCATCGGGATCCCGCTGGGAGTGTGGGCCGGCCAGAGCGACCGTGTCCACGCGGCGGTGCGGCCGGTGCTGGACTTCATGCAGATCATGCCGGCGTTCGCCTATCTGCTGCCGTTCGTGCTGATGTTCGGTATCAGCAACCCGGCGGCGGCCGTGGTGACCACCGTGTACGCGATGCCGCCGGTGGTCCGGATCACCGCGATGGCCATCCGCGGCGTCGACCAGGGCGCGATCGAGGCCACGACCTCCCTGGGCTCCACGCCCTGGCAGCTTCTCACCAAGGTGCGCCTCCCGATGGCCAAACGCACCATCCTGTTGGGCGTCAACCAGACCATCATGCTCGCCGTCTCCATGGTCGTCATCGCCTCGGTGATCGGTGCTGGAGGACTGGGGGACGCGATCTACCAGGCCCTGGCCAAGGTCAACGTGGGTCAGGCGTTCGAGGCGGGGCTGGCCATCGTCATGCTCGCCATCGCGATGGACCGGGTGACCGGAGCCGCCGGCCACGGCGAACACGCTCCGGAGATCCCCCGACGGCTTCGGCTGCCGGTTCTCGGCGCGGGCGCACTCGCCGTTGTGGTCGTCGTGCTCCTCGCCCGTCTCGCGGGCGTCGCCAACTGGCCCGACGCCGTGACCGTGAGCATCGTCGGACCGGTCAACTCCCTGGAGGCGGGCCTCCAGGCCTCGATCGGCGGGATCGCGTCGATCGGCGGAGACGTTCTCCTGCACGGGGTCCTGAACCCGCTGACCGCACTGCTCACCGGCACGCCGTGGCCCGTGGTGGTCCTCGTCGCCGCCGCGATCGGGTGGATATTCGGCGGTCGGCGGGTCGCGCTGACCTCCGCTCTGGCACTCCTCACGACGGGGTTGCTCGGCGTGTGGGAGAACAGCATGAACACGCTGGCACAGGTGTTGGTCGCCGCCGCGATCACCATCGCCGTCGGAGTCGTCGTGGGCGTCCTGGCCGCACGCAGTGACGGACTCGCCGCGGTCCTGCGTCCGATCCTGGACGCCATGCAGACACTGCCGCCGTTCGTGTACCTGATTCCGGCCGTGGCCTTGTTCGGTATCGGCCGGATCCCCGCGTTGGCCGCCGCGTTCATCTTCGCGTTGCCTCCGGTGATCCGGCTCGTCAACGACGGTCTCCGCGGGGTGTCCGTGGCGGCCGTGGAGGCCGCGACCTCCCAGGGGTCGACCCGGTGGCAGGTTCTGACCAAGGTGCAACTGCCGTTGGCCCGGCCGTCCCTGCTGCTCGCGGTGAACCAGGGGATCATGATGGTCCTCGCGATGGTGGTGATGGGAGCACTGGTCGGCGCCGGGTCACTCGGCTACGACGTGGTGTTCGGCCTCGCCCAGAACGATCTCGGACTCGGTCTCGCCTCCGGCCTGGCCATCGTCTGCCTGGGCCTGTTCCTGGACCGGGTGACCCAAGGACGGAGGAGCGATGCGTAA
- a CDS encoding GMC family oxidoreductase, which produces MTSADTTFDYVIVGGGTAGSVIANRLTEDPTTRVCVIEGGPSDVGQERVLKLRNWLGLLGGDLDYDYPTVEQPHGNSHIRHSRARVLGGCSSHNTLISFRPFPQDLDDWVAAGAEGWDNATVQAYADRVKCNIVPVAPHDRNEIVKDWIESSRKATGVPVVEDFNALTSHGGGFSEGVGFLSIAYDPHTGNRSSASVAYLHPIMGERANLTLMLETWADRLVLDGDRATGVEVRLPSGERTTVRATREVILSAGAIDTPRLLLLSGVGPAEELRRVGVEPRHDLPGVGENLLDHPESIIMWETNRPVPERSVMDSDGGLFVRRDDSDPRPDLMFHIYQVPFDDNTARLGYDSPGPRNAICMTPNIPRSRSRGKLWLTSADPSVKPALDFRYFSDPEGYDARTIVDGLRIARDIAATEPFRSWIEREVAPGPDVTTDEGLSEYGRRAAHTVYHPAGTCRMGAVDDPTAVVDPTLKVRGLQGLRVADASVFPTMPSPNPMVTVLTIGERAADLIRGDR; this is translated from the coding sequence GTGACCTCAGCGGACACCACCTTCGACTACGTGATCGTCGGTGGGGGCACCGCCGGCTCGGTGATCGCCAACCGGCTTACCGAGGACCCCACGACACGCGTGTGCGTGATCGAGGGCGGCCCCTCCGACGTGGGCCAGGAACGGGTCCTCAAGCTCCGGAACTGGCTCGGCCTGCTCGGCGGTGACCTCGACTACGACTATCCGACCGTCGAACAGCCACACGGCAACTCCCACATCCGCCACTCCCGGGCCCGTGTCCTCGGCGGTTGCTCCTCCCACAACACCCTGATCAGTTTCCGGCCCTTCCCCCAGGACCTCGACGACTGGGTCGCGGCCGGCGCCGAGGGGTGGGACAACGCCACGGTGCAGGCCTATGCCGACCGCGTCAAGTGCAACATCGTTCCCGTGGCCCCGCACGACCGCAACGAGATCGTCAAGGACTGGATCGAGTCGTCGAGGAAGGCGACCGGTGTTCCCGTGGTCGAGGACTTCAACGCCTTGACCTCCCACGGCGGGGGCTTCAGCGAGGGCGTCGGGTTCCTTTCGATCGCCTACGACCCGCACACGGGAAACCGTTCCTCCGCATCGGTCGCGTACCTGCACCCGATCATGGGTGAGCGCGCGAACCTGACGCTGATGCTGGAGACGTGGGCGGACCGGCTGGTCCTCGACGGCGACCGTGCCACCGGTGTCGAGGTCCGGCTCCCGTCCGGAGAGCGGACGACGGTGCGCGCCACCCGCGAGGTCATCCTCAGCGCGGGCGCGATCGACACACCACGCCTGCTGCTGCTGTCCGGCGTCGGCCCCGCCGAGGAACTGCGGCGGGTAGGCGTCGAGCCCCGACACGACCTTCCGGGCGTCGGCGAGAACCTGCTCGACCACCCCGAGTCGATCATCATGTGGGAGACCAACCGACCGGTTCCCGAACGTTCGGTGATGGACTCCGACGGCGGCCTCTTCGTCCGCCGCGACGACAGTGACCCTCGACCGGACCTGATGTTCCACATCTACCAGGTGCCGTTCGACGACAACACCGCCCGTCTGGGCTACGACTCGCCCGGACCGCGCAACGCGATCTGCATGACTCCGAACATCCCGCGGTCCCGCTCCCGCGGGAAGCTGTGGCTGACGAGCGCCGACCCCAGCGTGAAACCCGCGCTGGACTTCCGCTACTTCTCCGACCCGGAGGGCTACGACGCGCGGACGATCGTCGACGGGCTGCGCATCGCGCGGGACATCGCGGCCACCGAGCCGTTCCGGTCCTGGATCGAACGCGAGGTCGCTCCGGGCCCGGACGTCACCACAGACGAGGGCCTGTCGGAATACGGGCGACGCGCGGCGCACACGGTCTACCACCCCGCCGGGACGTGCCGGATGGGGGCGGTCGACGACCCCACGGCGGTTGTCGACCCCACGTTGAAGGTTCGCGGCCTCCAGGGACTGCGCGTCGCCGACGCGTCGGTGTTCCCGACGATGCCGTCACCAAATCCGATGGTCACGGTGCTGACCATCGGTGAGCGCGCGGCGGATCTCATCCGCGGCGATCGCTGA
- a CDS encoding ABC transporter substrate-binding protein, producing the protein MRRRTLTGSSAVLCLVMAAGCGAQSEDGLASEEESTESQVITLVEQPWEDLMVENQIVSQILGAAGYTVEVEELTVPIGAQSLAQGDADAYLGNWWPSQEDTFGAFIDDGDVEVLSTLVDGVAYEPAVPAYVAEEYDISSLADLARHAEEFEGEFLGIEAGTPGNDSILDMIDEDAYGLGDWELVESGTPAMLAEVERRASEDLPVVFLAWEPHWMNIEWDLVYLEDPEEAWPGAGEIRVATRAGFEEDSPNVARLLSRMEIDGDTASDWIFRVSQDGEDPGDIAAEWIAENPDEVSAWLDGVETVDGDPAELPE; encoded by the coding sequence ATGCGGCGCCGGACGCTCACCGGTTCCTCCGCTGTGCTCTGCCTGGTGATGGCCGCGGGATGTGGCGCCCAGTCTGAGGACGGTTTGGCGTCCGAGGAGGAGTCGACGGAGAGTCAGGTCATCACCCTGGTCGAGCAGCCGTGGGAAGACCTCATGGTGGAGAACCAGATCGTCAGTCAGATCCTCGGCGCGGCGGGCTACACGGTGGAGGTCGAGGAGCTCACCGTTCCGATCGGCGCGCAGTCCCTCGCCCAGGGAGACGCCGACGCCTACCTCGGCAACTGGTGGCCCAGCCAGGAGGACACCTTCGGCGCCTTCATCGACGACGGCGATGTCGAGGTCCTCTCCACGCTCGTGGACGGAGTGGCCTACGAACCCGCCGTGCCGGCCTATGTGGCCGAGGAGTACGACATCTCCTCGCTCGCCGACCTCGCGCGACACGCTGAGGAGTTCGAGGGCGAGTTCCTGGGGATCGAGGCCGGGACGCCCGGCAACGACTCCATTCTGGACATGATCGACGAAGACGCCTATGGACTGGGCGACTGGGAGCTGGTCGAGTCCGGAACACCGGCGATGCTGGCTGAGGTCGAGCGGCGGGCGAGTGAGGATCTGCCGGTCGTCTTCCTCGCCTGGGAGCCGCACTGGATGAACATCGAGTGGGACCTCGTCTACTTGGAGGACCCCGAAGAGGCGTGGCCGGGCGCGGGCGAGATCCGCGTCGCCACCCGCGCGGGGTTCGAGGAGGACAGTCCCAACGTGGCGCGTCTGCTCTCGCGGATGGAGATCGACGGTGACACCGCGTCGGACTGGATCTTCCGGGTGAGCCAGGACGGCGAGGACCCCGGTGACATCGCCGCCGAGTGGATCGCCGAGAACCCCGACGAGGTCAGCGCGTGGCTGGACGGCGTCGAGACGGTGGACGGCGACCCCGCCGAGTTGCCGGAGTGA
- a CDS encoding aldehyde dehydrogenase family protein, which translates to MQPKTELSHTTLPAKRYLAAPGATRATSLFVDGTWRDAVDGAVRTVVNPYDGSDLAVVSEASAVDVASAVAAARSAFDDGDWARRPTSERGRILHHIADTLQRDREEIAVMESLDTGKTVEEGRIDVDDVTAVFRYYAGLADKDAGRVVSAPEGVHSRVVYEPVGVCAMITPWNYPLLQLSWKMAPAIAAGATMVIKPSEITPVTTCKLVELAVEAGVPSGVVNLVLGAGADVGLAMVESPDVDLVSFTGGLATGRRIMASAAKTVKKVALELGGKNPNIIFPDVDLDTAVDYALNAAFFHSGQVCSAGARLIVHEDIHDAFVDELARRADAITIGCGQAEGVRSGPLVSAEHRAKVEAAVARGVEEGARIIAGGSRPDDPDLADGYFFRPTVFVDCDRSMDVVRTEVFGPVVTVERFRTEEEAVELGNDTDYGLSGAVWTNDTGRGDRVAARLRHGTVWINDYGPYFPGAEWGGFKRSGVGRELGPAGLDEYREAKHIYRNLDPRPQRWFG; encoded by the coding sequence ATGCAACCCAAAACTGAACTGTCACACACGACTCTGCCCGCGAAGCGGTATCTCGCCGCTCCGGGGGCCACGAGGGCGACGAGCCTCTTCGTCGACGGCACCTGGCGTGACGCCGTCGACGGCGCGGTCCGCACCGTCGTCAACCCCTACGACGGCTCCGACCTCGCGGTCGTGAGCGAGGCGAGCGCCGTCGACGTCGCGTCCGCGGTGGCGGCGGCCAGGAGCGCCTTCGACGACGGCGACTGGGCACGGCGTCCCACGAGCGAACGCGGGCGGATCCTCCACCACATCGCCGACACGCTCCAGCGCGACCGTGAGGAGATCGCGGTCATGGAGTCCCTCGACACCGGGAAGACCGTCGAGGAGGGACGAATCGACGTCGACGACGTCACCGCGGTGTTCCGCTACTACGCGGGCCTCGCCGACAAGGACGCGGGGCGGGTCGTGTCCGCTCCCGAGGGCGTCCACAGTCGCGTCGTCTACGAACCGGTCGGCGTCTGCGCGATGATCACGCCGTGGAACTACCCGCTGCTGCAACTGTCGTGGAAGATGGCCCCCGCGATCGCCGCCGGCGCCACGATGGTCATCAAACCCAGTGAGATCACCCCGGTCACGACCTGCAAGTTGGTGGAGCTCGCCGTCGAGGCGGGTGTCCCGTCCGGGGTCGTGAACCTCGTGCTCGGCGCGGGGGCCGACGTGGGCTTGGCGATGGTCGAGAGCCCGGACGTGGACCTGGTGTCGTTCACCGGTGGCTTGGCCACCGGCCGGCGCATCATGGCGAGCGCGGCGAAGACCGTGAAGAAGGTCGCCCTGGAGCTCGGTGGCAAGAACCCCAACATCATCTTTCCCGACGTCGACCTCGACACGGCGGTCGACTACGCGCTCAACGCCGCGTTCTTCCACTCCGGCCAGGTGTGCTCGGCCGGTGCGCGGCTCATCGTGCACGAGGACATCCACGACGCGTTCGTGGACGAACTGGCGCGCCGCGCCGACGCCATCACCATCGGGTGCGGTCAGGCCGAGGGCGTGCGCAGTGGGCCCCTGGTCTCCGCGGAGCACCGCGCCAAGGTGGAGGCCGCCGTGGCGCGCGGTGTGGAGGAAGGGGCGCGGATCATCGCCGGCGGGTCCCGCCCGGACGACCCCGACCTCGCCGACGGCTACTTCTTCCGCCCCACGGTCTTCGTGGACTGCGACCGGTCGATGGACGTCGTGCGGACCGAGGTGTTCGGCCCCGTGGTGACCGTGGAACGGTTCCGGACCGAGGAGGAGGCCGTCGAGCTCGGCAACGACACCGACTACGGACTGTCCGGAGCGGTGTGGACCAACGACACCGGGCGGGGCGACCGGGTCGCCGCCCGCCTGCGGCACGGAACCGTCTGGATCAACGACTACGGTCCCTACTTCCCCGGCGCCGAGTGGGGCGGCTTCAAGCGCTCCGGCGTCGGCCGTGAACTGGGCCCCGCGGGGCTGGACGAGTACCGCGAGGCCAAGCACATCTACCGCAACCTGGACCCGCGACCACAGCGCTGGTTCGGGTAA